A genomic region of Mycolicibacterium poriferae contains the following coding sequences:
- a CDS encoding acyl-CoA dehydrogenase family protein has product MSELFPDYRATWETGQHRELRMHAAEFFRKEATPNQERWAAQHQVDRDFWNKLGDAGLLGVDLPECYGGINGDFGFSAVIAEELALAHDASSGWLVHAPIVAHYINTYANDEQKQRWMPGIISGTKVLAIAMTEPGTGSDLKAVKTTAVRDGEDYVINGSKTFISNGTLCDLLVIVTKTDLSQGAAGVSLIVAETDEELAGFERGRVLEKVGQHGQDTRELFFSDMRVPAANLLGEQEGQGFYQLMQQLARERLIIAAQCAGMAEAAVLEAIAYTKEREAFGKPLIGFQHNRFQLAELKAEVLSIKTTVDYCIQQYIDGNNDPATASMAKLIAADRGVAVVDRCVQFFGGYGYMMEYPIARAYAAARVNKIYGGTSEIMKEIISRSL; this is encoded by the coding sequence ATGTCTGAGCTCTTTCCCGACTACCGCGCCACGTGGGAGACGGGCCAACACCGCGAATTGCGGATGCACGCGGCTGAGTTCTTTCGCAAAGAGGCGACCCCGAACCAAGAGCGATGGGCTGCGCAGCACCAGGTAGATCGCGATTTCTGGAACAAATTGGGCGATGCCGGCCTGCTCGGCGTGGACCTGCCCGAGTGCTACGGCGGAATCAACGGCGACTTCGGGTTCTCTGCCGTCATCGCTGAAGAACTAGCGCTGGCTCACGACGCATCGTCGGGGTGGCTCGTGCACGCACCTATCGTCGCGCACTACATCAACACCTACGCAAACGACGAACAGAAGCAGCGCTGGATGCCTGGCATCATCAGCGGGACGAAGGTGCTGGCAATTGCAATGACCGAGCCCGGCACCGGCTCCGATCTGAAGGCCGTCAAGACGACGGCGGTTCGCGACGGCGAGGACTACGTGATCAACGGCTCGAAGACGTTCATCTCCAATGGAACTCTCTGCGACCTCTTGGTGATTGTCACCAAGACCGACCTGTCGCAGGGTGCAGCCGGGGTATCACTGATCGTGGCGGAGACCGATGAGGAGTTGGCGGGGTTCGAGCGGGGAAGAGTGCTCGAAAAAGTCGGCCAACACGGGCAGGACACTCGCGAGTTGTTCTTCTCCGACATGCGGGTGCCGGCGGCGAATCTGCTCGGCGAGCAGGAGGGCCAGGGCTTCTACCAACTGATGCAGCAGTTGGCCCGCGAACGGCTCATCATCGCCGCGCAGTGCGCCGGCATGGCCGAGGCGGCGGTGCTTGAGGCCATCGCTTACACCAAGGAACGCGAGGCGTTCGGCAAGCCGCTGATCGGGTTCCAGCACAACAGATTCCAGCTCGCCGAGCTTAAAGCCGAGGTGCTCTCGATCAAGACCACGGTCGATTACTGCATTCAGCAGTACATCGACGGCAATAACGACCCGGCGACGGCGTCGATGGCCAAGTTGATCGCGGCGGACAGGGGCGTCGCCGTTGTGGACCGCTGTGTGCAGTTCTTCGGCGGCTACGGCTACATGATGGAGTATCCGATCGCCCGCGCTTACGCCGCCGCCCGGGTGAACAAGATCTACGGCGGCACGAGCGAAATCATGAAGGAAATCATCAGCCGTTCGTTGTGA
- a CDS encoding SDR family NAD(P)-dependent oxidoreductase → MGKLDGKIALVSGSGRGIGRAIAEKLAGDGAKVVVNDLDAGPAKETVAAIEAAGGTAVVCAGSVTEDGFAERFVQTAVDEYGGVDIIVNNAGYTWDSVVQKMSDEQWDAILDVHLKAPFRILRAAQPVISSAVKKEREAGNVSCRKVVNISSIAGTGGNAGQANYSAGKAGVLGLTKAMSKEWGRYNVTVNAVAFGLIRTRLTETPAGCDGTIDIEGRELAVGVNPELLATMERAIPLGRAGTPADGAGAVYLLCIPESDYISGQVVICGGGFNT, encoded by the coding sequence ATGGGCAAGCTGGACGGCAAGATCGCGCTGGTCTCCGGGTCGGGGCGTGGCATCGGACGCGCCATCGCCGAGAAGCTTGCCGGCGACGGCGCCAAGGTGGTCGTGAACGACCTCGACGCCGGGCCGGCGAAGGAGACGGTTGCCGCGATCGAAGCTGCCGGTGGCACCGCGGTCGTGTGCGCCGGCAGCGTCACCGAGGACGGTTTTGCCGAACGTTTCGTGCAGACGGCCGTCGATGAGTACGGCGGAGTGGACATAATCGTCAACAATGCCGGCTACACATGGGACTCGGTGGTGCAGAAGATGAGCGACGAGCAGTGGGATGCGATTCTCGACGTGCATCTGAAGGCGCCGTTCCGCATTCTGCGGGCTGCACAGCCCGTGATCAGCTCAGCCGTGAAGAAGGAGCGCGAGGCCGGGAACGTCAGCTGCCGCAAGGTCGTCAACATCTCATCGATCGCGGGCACTGGGGGCAACGCCGGTCAGGCGAACTACTCCGCGGGAAAAGCCGGCGTCCTCGGGCTCACGAAGGCCATGTCGAAGGAGTGGGGCCGCTACAACGTCACGGTCAACGCGGTCGCGTTCGGGCTCATCCGCACCCGCCTCACCGAGACTCCTGCCGGATGTGACGGGACGATCGACATCGAGGGTCGCGAACTAGCGGTGGGCGTCAACCCCGAACTGCTCGCCACGATGGAGCGCGCCATCCCGCTGGGCAGGGCCGGAACGCCAGCAGACGGCGCGGGTGCCGTCTACCTGCTATGCATCCCCGAGTCGGACTACATCAGCGGACAGGTGGTGATCTGCGGTGGCGGCTTCAACACTTGA
- a CDS encoding acyclic terpene utilization AtuA family protein has translation MSVPVRIGNCSGFYGDRIAAAREMVEGGPIDVLCGDYLAELTMLILAKAQAKDPSGGYARTFLTQMEQVLGTCLDRGIKVVANAGGLNPAGLAAALRELSARLGLTARVAHVEGDDLRGDLHAITPPVGDIKPVSANAYLGAWGITEALRSGADVVVTGRVTDASLVVGPAAWWHAWAPADWDRLAGAVVAGHVIECGPQATGGNYAFLDEITDRRYPGFPIAEVAEDGSSVITKHPGTGGLVSVGTVTAQLLYEIAEPAYVGPDVVAHFDTIRLAQQGEHRVAISGTKGSPPPDTLKVALNEVGGFRNTMTMVLTGLDIEAKAAFAEQQLFDVLGGRDAFDEVDVRLLRFDVSDAPTNEQACAHLRVTVKDADPRKVGRAFSGGVMEIALAGFAGFHTTTPPSSETAFGVYRPAYVARSALTHVLVDADGTRHVIPDPPTGAFPPAGIAPPAKLPVPTGPTRRAPLGSVLGARSGDKGGNANLGLWARDDPGYAWARDYLSVERLRTLLGPETAHLPIERFELPNLRALNVVVHGLLGDGVASSTRLDAQAKGLGEYVRSRMVDIPQSLLDTR, from the coding sequence GTGAGCGTCCCGGTTCGCATCGGCAATTGCTCCGGCTTTTACGGCGACCGCATCGCCGCAGCCCGCGAGATGGTCGAGGGCGGACCGATCGACGTCCTGTGCGGTGACTATCTGGCCGAGCTGACCATGCTCATCCTGGCCAAGGCCCAGGCCAAAGACCCGTCCGGCGGGTACGCGCGGACTTTTCTCACCCAAATGGAACAGGTGCTGGGCACCTGTCTCGATCGTGGCATCAAGGTCGTCGCGAACGCGGGCGGGCTGAATCCCGCCGGCTTGGCCGCCGCGTTGCGCGAGCTGTCCGCACGTCTCGGCCTCACCGCGCGCGTCGCGCACGTCGAGGGCGACGACCTACGTGGCGACCTCCACGCAATCACGCCGCCCGTCGGCGACATCAAACCGGTATCGGCCAACGCTTACCTCGGCGCCTGGGGCATCACCGAGGCGCTGCGTTCGGGCGCCGACGTCGTCGTGACCGGCCGGGTCACCGACGCATCCCTGGTCGTCGGTCCCGCCGCCTGGTGGCACGCCTGGGCACCCGCCGACTGGGATCGGCTCGCGGGCGCGGTCGTCGCCGGGCACGTGATCGAGTGCGGCCCTCAGGCGACGGGCGGCAACTACGCGTTCCTCGACGAGATCACCGACCGCCGCTACCCGGGGTTTCCGATCGCCGAGGTCGCCGAGGACGGCTCTTCGGTGATCACGAAGCATCCCGGCACCGGGGGACTGGTCTCAGTCGGCACGGTCACCGCCCAGCTGCTCTACGAGATCGCTGAACCTGCCTACGTCGGCCCCGACGTCGTCGCCCACTTCGACACCATCCGGCTGGCTCAACAGGGTGAGCACCGCGTCGCGATCAGCGGTACGAAAGGCAGTCCGCCGCCGGACACGTTGAAGGTGGCGTTGAATGAGGTGGGCGGCTTCCGTAACACAATGACCATGGTGCTCACCGGCCTCGACATCGAGGCCAAGGCGGCTTTCGCCGAACAGCAGCTCTTCGACGTTCTTGGCGGACGCGACGCCTTCGACGAAGTCGACGTGAGGCTGTTGCGTTTCGACGTCTCCGACGCACCGACGAACGAGCAAGCCTGCGCTCACCTGCGTGTGACGGTGAAGGACGCCGACCCGCGTAAGGTGGGCCGGGCGTTCTCCGGCGGGGTCATGGAGATCGCCCTGGCCGGTTTCGCCGGCTTCCACACCACCACGCCACCGTCGTCGGAGACCGCCTTCGGCGTCTACCGGCCGGCCTACGTAGCGCGCTCGGCCCTCACGCACGTACTCGTGGACGCCGACGGCACACGGCACGTGATCCCCGACCCGCCGACCGGTGCCTTCCCGCCGGCTGGGATCGCCCCGCCCGCGAAGCTGCCGGTGCCGACCGGGCCGACACGTCGCGCGCCGCTCGGGTCGGTACTCGGCGCGCGGTCCGGAGACAAGGGCGGCAACGCTAACCTCGGCCTGTGGGCACGCGATGACCCTGGGTACGCGTGGGCGCGCGACTACCTCAGCGTCGAGCGGCTGCGCACACTGCTCGGGCCGGAGACGGCGCACCTGCCCATCGAGCGCTTCGAACTGCCGAACCTGCGCGCCCTCAACGTGGTGGTGCACGGCTTGCTCGGTGATGGGGTGGCCTCCTCGACTCGGCTGGACGCGCAGGCCAAGGGGCTCGGGGAATACGTGCGGTCCCGCATGGTGGACATTCCCCAGTCGCTGCTCGACACACGCTGA
- a CDS encoding TIGR03084 family metal-binding protein: MAVSMQSVIADIEAETAALRELIAPLPEGPRGWDAPTPAVGWAIRDQISHLAFFDDVAVRSATDPDGFSSDYLPMMADGSISPDVIAERYRQMPAADLLAWFDTSRAALVAAFADIAPATRLPWFGPPMSAVSSLTARLMETWAHGQDIVDALGATREATARLRHVAHIGVGARAFSYLANGLDLPADPVRVELTAPDGSVWTWGPADAANRVSGPALDFCLLVTQRRHRDDTALVADGPLADQWLAIAQAFAGPPGGGRVAGQFAGGQQ; this comes from the coding sequence GTGGCGGTGAGCATGCAGTCGGTAATCGCCGACATCGAAGCCGAAACGGCCGCGTTGCGCGAACTCATCGCACCGCTGCCCGAAGGTCCGCGCGGCTGGGACGCGCCGACTCCGGCCGTGGGCTGGGCGATCCGCGACCAGATCAGCCATCTGGCGTTCTTCGACGACGTGGCGGTGCGCTCGGCCACCGACCCCGACGGTTTCAGCAGCGACTACCTGCCGATGATGGCCGACGGAAGCATCTCACCCGACGTCATCGCTGAGCGCTACCGTCAAATGCCGGCTGCCGACCTGCTCGCGTGGTTCGACACGTCGCGTGCAGCCCTCGTTGCGGCGTTCGCGGACATTGCCCCGGCGACCCGCCTGCCGTGGTTCGGGCCGCCGATGAGCGCGGTCTCGTCGCTGACAGCGCGACTCATGGAGACCTGGGCGCACGGCCAGGACATCGTCGACGCGCTCGGCGCGACCCGCGAGGCCACGGCACGGCTGCGGCACGTGGCCCACATCGGGGTGGGTGCGCGCGCTTTCAGCTACCTGGCCAACGGTCTGGACCTCCCCGCGGACCCGGTACGCGTCGAGCTGACCGCTCCAGACGGCAGCGTCTGGACGTGGGGGCCAGCCGACGCCGCCAACCGCGTGAGCGGGCCGGCGCTGGACTTTTGCCTGTTGGTGACCCAACGCCGCCACCGCGACGACACCGCTTTGGTCGCCGACGGACCGCTGGCCGACCAGTGGCTCGCGATCGCCCAGGCCTTCGCGGGGCCCCCTGGCGGCGGGCGCGTGGCGGGCCAGTTCGCAGGGGGTCAGCAGTGA
- a CDS encoding enoyl-CoA hydratase/isomerase family protein, with the protein MAEQPIRYEVVDSVAWLTINRPEARNALNNAVRTGLFDAVRRFNDDDAAKVLVLTGVGDKAFCAGGDLKEMAQNALKVPPKDFAPQFGRNIDVAKPTIAAVNGVAFAGGFLLAQQCDLVVAAEHATFAVSEVKVGRGSPWAAPLSWLVPPRVAMQILLTGDPITAERAHQVGLVNEVVPADQLRERTQQLALSIAANAPLSVLASKRTVYLSAQHHLAAAYDLADEIWEPVYLSDDAQEGPTAFREKRAPQWKGC; encoded by the coding sequence GTGGCCGAGCAACCGATTCGCTACGAGGTCGTCGACAGCGTGGCCTGGCTGACGATCAACCGGCCCGAGGCGCGCAACGCGCTGAACAACGCTGTGCGCACGGGGCTTTTCGACGCGGTACGCCGCTTCAATGACGACGACGCGGCGAAGGTGCTCGTCCTCACCGGCGTGGGCGATAAGGCGTTCTGCGCCGGCGGGGACTTGAAGGAGATGGCGCAGAACGCGCTCAAGGTGCCCCCGAAGGACTTCGCTCCGCAGTTCGGCCGCAACATCGATGTCGCGAAGCCGACGATCGCGGCCGTCAACGGTGTCGCGTTCGCCGGGGGCTTCCTGCTCGCGCAGCAGTGCGACCTGGTCGTGGCTGCCGAACACGCGACCTTCGCCGTCAGCGAGGTCAAAGTCGGCCGCGGGTCGCCGTGGGCGGCACCGCTATCGTGGCTGGTGCCCCCACGCGTTGCCATGCAGATCCTGCTGACCGGCGACCCGATCACCGCCGAGCGCGCCCACCAGGTCGGCTTAGTCAATGAGGTGGTGCCGGCCGATCAGTTGCGCGAGCGTACCCAGCAGTTGGCGCTCAGCATCGCCGCGAACGCACCGCTATCGGTGCTTGCGTCCAAGCGCACCGTGTACCTCTCGGCACAGCACCACCTCGCCGCCGCCTACGACCTGGCCGACGAGATATGGGAGCCGGTCTATCTGAGCGACGACGCGCAGGAAGGCCCGACGGCGTTCCGCGAGAAGCGCGCACCACAGTGGAAGGGATGCTGA
- a CDS encoding hotdog family protein produces the protein MNGSTEHSMVRFPVRFEDIAVGDTLTPLSIEISYKRICMNAASTWDWFPGHHDPDYARSQGQRTIYLSTLFFHGFIDRGLNEWAGPDALIRRRKISMIRSIYPGQTATLSGKVVAKRDDGGRRLVDLELLVSSEDGPCVPSEATVELADPFVEVPG, from the coding sequence ATGAACGGATCCACCGAGCACAGCATGGTCCGCTTCCCCGTGCGGTTCGAGGACATCGCCGTCGGCGACACCCTGACGCCCCTCTCGATCGAGATCAGCTACAAGCGCATCTGCATGAACGCGGCTTCGACATGGGACTGGTTCCCCGGTCACCACGACCCCGACTACGCGCGCAGCCAGGGCCAGCGCACAATCTACCTGTCAACCCTCTTCTTCCATGGCTTCATCGACCGCGGCCTCAACGAATGGGCCGGACCCGACGCGCTCATCCGACGCCGCAAAATCTCAATGATCCGGTCGATCTACCCGGGCCAGACCGCAACCCTGAGCGGCAAGGTCGTGGCCAAACGCGACGATGGCGGACGGCGCCTCGTCGACCTCGAGTTGCTCGTCTCGAGCGAAGATGGTCCGTGCGTGCCGAGCGAAGCCACCGTTGAGCTGGCCGACCCGTTTGTCGAGGTGCCGGGGTGA
- a CDS encoding FAS1-like dehydratase domain-containing protein: MTFGTFDEGRAWVGHRTEPRRAWFPIDRSMVLYYCSLVEDANPSYWEGEDCPPGLLMTLGFAPQWAPEHLTRTDMLLALSVPLPGHHIINASTTTEFERRPRVGDHVSIVEEIASISEPKTTRVGTGVFITTVSTFSDQHGEVIGRNTNVLFRYDTADSEGAS, translated from the coding sequence ATGACATTCGGGACCTTCGACGAGGGCCGGGCGTGGGTCGGCCATCGCACGGAACCGCGGCGTGCGTGGTTCCCGATCGACCGCTCGATGGTGTTGTACTACTGTTCGCTCGTCGAGGATGCCAATCCCAGCTACTGGGAGGGTGAGGACTGCCCGCCCGGGCTGTTGATGACCCTTGGCTTCGCGCCGCAGTGGGCGCCGGAGCACCTCACACGCACGGACATGCTGCTGGCCCTCAGCGTGCCGCTGCCGGGCCACCACATCATCAACGCCTCAACGACGACGGAGTTCGAACGCCGGCCCCGGGTAGGCGATCACGTGTCGATCGTGGAGGAGATCGCCTCGATCTCCGAGCCGAAGACGACGCGGGTGGGCACCGGCGTGTTCATCACCACGGTGAGTACGTTCTCCGACCAGCACGGTGAGGTCATCGGCCGCAACACCAACGTGCTCTTCCGATACGACACCGCCGATAGTGAAGGCGCATCATGA
- a CDS encoding MaoC/PaaZ C-terminal domain-containing protein, whose translation MTTSPAPVALAAGDEMPSSQFGPLTRSHIVRYAGSGGDFNPIHHDEEFARAAGMPGVFGMGLLHGGVLAQRLTAWVGLANIRSFRIRFTGQVWPGDLLSFGGRVTGVREAGGQQVADLEFVVTRQTGEPAIKGSAVVQVAR comes from the coding sequence ATGACGACATCCCCGGCGCCGGTGGCGTTGGCCGCCGGCGACGAGATGCCGAGCTCACAGTTCGGCCCGCTGACGCGCTCGCACATCGTCCGCTACGCCGGGTCCGGCGGCGACTTCAACCCGATCCACCATGACGAGGAGTTCGCCCGCGCGGCCGGCATGCCCGGTGTGTTCGGTATGGGACTGCTGCACGGCGGTGTGCTCGCCCAGCGGCTGACCGCCTGGGTGGGGCTGGCCAACATCCGCTCGTTCCGCATCCGGTTCACCGGTCAGGTATGGCCCGGTGACCTGCTCAGCTTCGGCGGCAGGGTCACCGGCGTGCGCGAGGCCGGAGGGCAGCAGGTGGCAGACCTCGAATTCGTGGTCACGCGCCAGACCGGCGAACCCGCGATAAAGGGGAGCGCCGTCGTGCAGGTGGCCCGGTGA
- a CDS encoding FAS1-like dehydratase domain-containing protein, which yields MADASLIGTQLGRTTFPVDRSKVREFALSLGDRDPIYQDVAAARAAGFGAIPAPPTFVVSSAHWRADDDMFGALGLDLRRVLHGECGWEYFAPVFVGDELTETRRVSNVTSREGKRGGTMTIVTIETDFTNQRDELVVRQTDVLIETGGSTQ from the coding sequence GTGGCTGACGCATCGCTCATCGGGACGCAACTCGGGAGGACCACGTTTCCCGTCGACCGGTCCAAAGTGCGCGAGTTCGCACTTTCGCTCGGCGACCGCGACCCGATCTACCAGGACGTCGCGGCCGCCCGCGCCGCCGGCTTCGGCGCGATCCCCGCTCCTCCGACCTTCGTCGTCTCCTCGGCTCACTGGCGCGCCGACGACGACATGTTCGGCGCCCTCGGGCTCGACCTGCGACGCGTACTGCACGGTGAGTGCGGCTGGGAGTATTTCGCGCCGGTGTTCGTCGGCGACGAGCTCACCGAGACGCGTCGGGTGTCGAACGTGACCAGCCGCGAGGGCAAGCGCGGCGGCACCATGACAATCGTGACGATCGAGACCGACTTCACCAACCAGCGCGACGAACTCGTCGTGCGCCAGACCGACGTCTTGATCGAAACCGGAGGCTCCACCCAATGA